The DNA region CACGGGCAATCTCTTCAGCTATTTCCGCGGCAGTGCCGTATCTGGTTCCATAAACAACTAATGCTTTCATATTTATCACAAAACTCCAAATTAATTTATTAAACTTCTATACTTTTATATTATTTAGCAAAATCTTTAAAAGACAAAACATTTTTAGGGATTGATATAATTTCAACGTGTCTTCCTGGCTTTTTCGTACAAATCAAGGGATGATTTTTCGAGTTTACCCATTATGTGAAATAATGATCTGATTTCTTCATTATTCAATGCTTCAAAATAGGTTTTAATAGTTTTCATATCTTCCGGGGATCTTTTTTCCCAGTAGTTTTGGCATTTTCTGGTTACTTTCAAACGAAGTATGCGTCGGTTTTCACTATCACGTTCTATTTTTACAAAACCACGTGCTTCCAGACGGCTGGCCAGTTGTTTCACATTCTGATGGGTGGTGCTCATGGCATCAGCCATTTCCTGCATGGAAGGGGGGCTTTGGAAGGCATTGGCCAGTACTATCATCATCAACCACTGTTTGGTGGTAATCTGGTCCTTGGCCATTTCCCGGCCAATGACATAGCTCCAACGCTGCTCTACCAGGAACAGAACCACCAGGATGTATTTTTCCATGTCCAGTCTTTCCGCATCAAATTCTGCTTTAATACTGTCTGAATCTTTCATTATTCTCAGCTCAATCACCTCAATCAGCTCAAATTAGCATTCATAAGTAAGTGATCAGATTCTGCAACTTTTTTACAGGTTTTACTATAGAATGCCAAGGCAATAATTATTCCTCCTACAGTGGCCAATGTAAAGAACAGTACTTGCTCCCTGGAGATGCTCACCCCACTTTGGAACATGAAATAGATCATGGATAGAATGGCAGTTCCCAGTAACGACATCTTCACAATCATGATAGACATGAGTGCATATCCCCGGGGCCTATCTTTTAGAATAAGTACGCTGGAGATAAGAGCTGCTGGTACAAGAACACCAAGGTCTAAGGCTTGAATTACCATGGTGGTGTAACTTTCCAGTGAAGCTGGAGCAATTCCTGTTAGAATAGATTGGATTATCATACTGAGCCACATGAAGGCTAACATGGATGCCATGAATATGGTAAAGACCCCTGCAATTTTGGTGGTCATTCCAGGTCGAAAGCTATTTTTAACTGTTTCAACATCCAGGGTTATCAGTCCGTAAACAAAGGTATACAGGGATAGGGAAAACAGAGCCACATAGACCAGGAATAAGTGGTTGTAGGACGCTGCAAATGACATGGACATGTAGGTGTACAGGAAGTAGAATATTGTTCCCATCCATAATAGCTGACCTCTAACTGAGTCCCTGAATATAAGAAACAGGGATACAAGAAGTATGGGCACACATAACAGGAGTGTGATGAGATCCTGGCCCATCATCTGGGCAGTAATGGAAACCGTGTCATTGTTGTACAAGTTTTCCCAGAATAAGCCGGATAAGGTGGCTATCACCGCCAGAATCGCGATGATTACTGGGTTAATATACATTATTTTTAGGTTCATTTTCATTCACCGCAAACATGTAATATATTACATATATTGGTAATATATTACCTGATATGTAAACTAATATATAAACTTTTTTATTGGGGGTGTAAAGTTATTGGGGGGATGTTGAGAGATATTCGCAAAAAAATCTATGATGAAATTTGTCTTTGTTTTGCGAAATAACAATAATAAACCAATTAGAAATTTTGATGAAAGTCCAAAACCCATACTTTACAGTCCATACGTTACAGTGGTTTTTTTCCAAAAACTTAAAAATAAATAATATTTAGGGTTATATTTGTGATTTATAAGATTATAAAACACCAAATTCATTTCTTCTGAACCACTAAAGTACCAGCCACCAAATCTCCAATTCTCTGTTTTTTGGGAGACTTGGAACTAAATATTATGGCTAATAGTCCAGGTAGAGGGTAGGGGATCAGGTCTACAATCAATAATAGATTTCGTAGGATACTTTGCCGAAAACTAATTTGTTTATGGTCCCTATCATTCACTACTCTGATATTCATAATTTTTGCACCGATTGTTTGCCCATATTTTTCGAATATAATGAAATAAGTGAAGGATAGAATGATACATAAAGCTATCCAGACACCAGCTAACATTTCAGCGTTTGATATTTCCTGATTGCCAACCAAGTGGACTGATACTATTCCAATCAATAAAAATACCCATAAAAATAACAGAAATATAATATCAATTAAAAATGCAACGATCTTTATGAAAGTTGAAGCATAATTCAATGAAATTTTTTCACCACACTGACTACAAAAAACAGCTATACCCGGATTTTCAGCCTTACAATTAGCACATAATAAATGATTTTGTCTGTATATTCCATCTCTTTCAGACCTTTTTTTGAATAGTGATTCTAGTTTATCCCAATTATTCCTAAATACAATAAATAGGAGGATTGGAAACAGAATAAAGGATGGAATGATCATTGCAGACTCTGTTCCAATGCTAAATAAGGAAGGAAGGCCCTCCCAAAGTCCCGTGCTGTTAATTATTGTGGTTAAGAATATATTATTAGCAATATGTACGCCCATGGCAGTTTCCAGGCTTTTTTCTCCTATAGTTATGATTCCCAGTGTCATTGCGAAAATGAACATGTTAATCACCACTCCAATGCCAGTGGGGGTATCAGAACCATTAAAAAAATGTCCCACAGCGAAAATGGCAGAGGTTATAAGAAGGGGAATAACTGGTTTAGAAGTGAGAAGCCCTAAACCCTGCATCAAGTATCCTCTAAAAAAGATTTCTTCAAATGAGGCCTGTATTGAGTAAATGATTATGCTTAAAACTAAAAGGATGAAAAACGATGGATTAAAAGAAAATTTAAGAGATGAGGGGTAGATTAACACTTCAATTAATAGTGCAAGTCCCATGAGAACAAACCATAACCCTGCTCCTTTTAAAATTTTCATCCATTTAACTTTAAAAGCCGTGGTTATCAATATGATGAGCTTTTTTTTATGAATAAACCTGATGCATCCATAGAAAATTAAAAAAGAGAGAAAATAATACCCTCCAAAAAATAAGAATAAAATAAGGGGATTAATATTTTTTACCACTCCCTGTGCATTTATTCCTCCTTTCCACAGGTGCGGAAAAATTATAAATGGAATTGAAATTACAATTATCAGAATTAGCGGCCCTAACCAGGAAATCAAACTGGTTAAGACATATCTCCACCAGTTATTTTTTCCATAATGTGCATTATCTAAAAATGTTTTCACTGGCATATTATCAGCCACATTAGGAGGTCAACATCAAAAACATCATAGCAAAAAAATTTACAATTCAAATGAACAATGAATTGGGTTACTATTAATCCTTTAATTCTGCATTTATGTTTAGATTTATTACAGTTATTAAACAGATTATATATAGGTGATGAAAGTGCAGCAACTGCCATTAACCTCACAGTTAACACTTTACATTTTACTGGTTTTAATTGGTTTTTTTGCAGTAGTGATCTGGTATGGCCAGTACCGGGTTCTGAAAGGTAAAGGCTATGATAATCCTGACGGTTCCAGAGATGACTGGCATGAGCAAAAAACTCATTATGGAATTGCCTTTGCTGATTTGACTGTAGCATGCCCGGCAACTATTGCTGGGATTATTCTTCTACTAATCAACCCCAGATTGGGTTTTTACATTATCGCATTAACCAGTTTCTGGTTCCTGTGGGCCAATGTAATGACCACTGCAACCAGTTTAAGATTTGAAAAACCAAAAATAACCTTAATGTGGTTTGTGACTTTCCCATTGGGGGCTATTGTTGGGTTTGCCTATATAATGTGGACAATACTCAATTTTAATGCCATTTTTAGTCTATAACTTGACCTATAAATCTGATAAATAACACTAAACGAGATTTATGGGTATCTATGAAATGAAAGTAATTCACTTTCACACTTTTTAGGAGTCGCTTGCATGTGCTGGATAAATACACATATCATATAAAAAATAGAATAGTCTATTGGAAAATATATATGGGAAAATTTTTTGTAATATAGGGGGGATTAAATGGTTGATAATAAGGTTGTTTCAAAGGGACGTCCCTTTTCACTTAAAATTTATCTTTTAATAATTTTTGTTCTTTCCTGGCCATTTTTGATGGTGACTGCCTGGGCTGCAATTGTAAATAATGGAACATTTGCCCTTATTCTAGCTCTACTGGCATGGTAATGGTAACTGTGGGCACTTTCATTGCCGGTAGATATGTGTTCAAGGACGGTTTCAAGGATGTTGGATGGATTTGGGGTAAACCAATCCATTACATACTGTCTTTCGCTACCGCTTTCCTTTTATTTGGAATTCCCATGCTCATAAATATTTTCCAGGGATCAGCAGCTTTACTTCCAAATTTCACCTGGACACAATATATCTTGTTAATGGGAGGATACACCCTTGCAGTAATAGTACCTGCTTTTGGAGAAGAATTCGGTTTCAGAGGGTACCTCTTACCCCACCTATCACGCAGATACACCCCCAGGAAAGCTGTAATCATAAACAGTTTAATATGGTGGTTCTGGCATCAGCCGGTTGCAGTAGGTGGAGCAATTTTTGCCATGAACTTGTTAGGGGCAGATAGTTCTCTGATGCTTCTGGTTGTTATCTGGACCTTTTTAGATAGTTTCCTTAACTGTTTCTTTGATGGGCCTATTTTTTCATACATCTGGGCTAAGAGTAACATTATTGCAGTGGTAACCTTCTTCCACGCAGCCTATGATGGAGTTCGCAATTCATCGCTAATGGTAACTGGCACTTTCCCCTTATATGGTGTGTGGAATACTATATTCACTGTCCTTTTAGGGCTAATCCTGCTTTGGAAAGGCGACTGGAAATCATTAGAGAAATTCAGAACTCCAGATCAAGAAATTTCCATTGAAATTGCAGATGAGTCAGGGGGCATCCAATGAAACCCCACTAATTAAACAATGCAATGGTTGTGATCTTGAGGTTTATCCCAGTATCACAGTTTTTCCTGGTTATTCTTTCATCTTTCTCACAGTGAAATGTTAACAAGACAGAGAGCAATGAAAATCAAGCTTTTTTCCAGTGAAACTTTCCAAGTATATTCTTCACAGTATGCAAATACTCATTCAGGGTTATCCCCAGATCCAAGCTCTGAACTATGGGAGTCATAAGAAAAGGAATACTTGATATGGCTATCAGGAATCATCATTACAGTTGCGTCAAGTTTTTAAGCGTTATTCATGTTTCTTTTAAATTCGTTAAGTGAATTAGTGGATATTATATTCTATCCATTGAAAAACCGTCGTGTTTTTTAGACGGTATATATAAGTCACTTTTTCTTCTCATCCTGAATGCATTGTACATTGATATGTGAAAATTTTCCAAGATTTAAGCGCCGGGACTGGGATTTGAACCCAGGGTGAGCATCGCTCATAGGATTTCGACTCCTACGCCTTACCTGACTAGACTATCCCGGCAATAGTATATTCAATTAAGTGCAGGATGCATTAATATTTTTGGTTAATTCATCATAGCTTTATGAGAAAAACTTATAATGATCGCCAATATTCACTTTAACAATTTTATTGGATTTTGATTGGGATTGAGTAATGCAGACGTTTGAAGGTTTAGAATGGAAGATGGGATTCTCCACCAGTAAAACTTTATATATGTTCAATTGAACATCCATTCATGTAATTGGATATTTGTATCCATCAACTTTACTATATTCATAAAAAGAGGAATCAAAAAAAATGCAAGAAAATGACCATCATCATCCTGAAGATGCAGATGCCCAAGTTACATGCAGCTGTTGTGGGGGAGACCTTTTCCAGGAAAAACCTCCACTGTGGAAGCAGAAACCAATTGCAATCATCATTACCTCTCTTACTATATTTGCCATTGCCATCTATCTTGAGAGATTCCTTAACCAGGAAAACCTTGCTGAGTTGGCTTTCCTGGCAGTGGTGGCAGTGTCTGGTTTCAATATTGTTAAAGGCGCTTTCAAAGGACTCTTAAATCTTCATTTCAACATGAGCCTCCTTATAACCATTGCAGCCACCGGAGCATTTCTCATAGGGCATGGTGAAGAGGGTGCGGCTGTCATGTTCCTTTTCTATGTTGCCGAATTTTTGGAAGACTATGCCAGTGAAAGGGCCCGTAGATCCATAGCAGCCCTCCTTAAACTGGCACCGGAAACTGCATGTGTAATTCGAAAAGGAAAGGAACTGGAAGTCCATGTCCATAGTGTGCAGGTGGATGAAAAAGTTGTGGTTCGCCCTGGTGACAAGATACCACTGGATGGTCTGGTGGTGAAAGGATCATCTGCCGTGGATCAGTCTCCCCTAACCGGGGAAAGTATTCCAGTCACCAAAAAGGAGGGGGATGAGGTTTTTGCTGGTACTATTAACACGGAAGGTTACCTGGAGGTGCAGGTAACGCGCAAGTCAGATGAAACTATCATATCCAAAATAATAGAACTGGTTCGAAAGTCAAAAGATAAAAAATCAAAAACCGAAGCATTTATCAATGAATTCGCAAGCTACTACACTCCTGCAGTCATCATACTAGCCATTTCAGTGGCCATCATTCCCCCTTTCCTGTTTGGAATGTCACTGGAGGATTGGTTCTACCGAGCCCTGGTTCTCCTGGTGGTGTCCTGCCCCTGCGCCCTGGCAATATCAACCCCTGTTTCAATGGTTTCTGGGATTACATCAGCCACCAGAAACGGTGTTCTAATCAAAGGCGGAGAATACGTGGAAGAAATGAAGAATGTGAAAGCTGTTGTGTTTGATAAGACTGGAACATTAACCGAAGGCAGCTTAGAAGTTACAGATGTATTGCCTCTTAATGGTAATTCAGGAGATGTTTTAAAGATATCTGCTTCTCTGGAGTCACATTCCAAACATCCCCTGGCCAAAGCCATACTTAAAAAAGCCAAGGAGGAAAAAGTGGAATTTGAAGAAGTAAGCGGCTTCAAATCCATTACTGGTGCTGGTTTGAAGGGTGAAATCAATGGAAAAATATTCTACGCAGGTAATAAAAGCCTCTTTGAGGGAATGCGTAATCTGAATAATGAAGATATCTCCCTGAAGATTAAGGAATTTGAAAAAGATGGTAAAACAACGGTTTTGGTAGGAAATGAGGAAAAGATTATAGGTTTAATAGTATTGATGGACCGAATAAGAGGTGATGCAGCTAAAACAGTGAAATACCTCAAAGATAATGGGATCCGGACTGTCATGCTGACTGGTGATAATCAGGGCACAGCCAGTGCGGTAGCCTCCCGGTTAGGATTAGATGAATGCTATCACAGTCTTCTCCCTGAGGATAAGGTGAAAAAAATTGATGAACTTCTGCAAATCCATGGTAATGTAGCCATGGTGGGAGATGGTGTTAATGATGCGCCAGCACTGGCAAGAGCCAATATAGGAATTGCTATGGGGGCTGCAGGTTCTGATGTGGCAATCGAAACTGCTGATGTTGCTCTGATGCATGACGACCTTTCTAAACTGGAATATCTGCTTAAACTGAGTAAGAAGACAATGAGAGTTGTTCAGGAGAACGTGGCACTCTCCATAATAGTTAAGAGTTCTTTTGCTTTCCTGGCAGTATTGGGATTTATCACTCTATGGATGGCAGTGGGTATTGGGGACATGGGTCTCAGCCTAGCAGTCATACTCAATGCCATCAGGATAGTAAGTAAAGGCTTCTAATTTTTAATAAATTATTAAATAAAAAGCCTGAATAAATTAAAAACCCCTAATTGCAAATTGAACTGGCCTGAATAAACTCTTGCAGCTTTCTCATAGCAGAACCATTCTGGATGGTTTTTCGGGCCAGTTCTACTCCTGCTTTAAGATCAGATGTTTTACCAGCCAGGTAAAGAATCGCACCCGCATTTGCCAGACAAATATCCATTTGAGCTTTATCTTGGGCACTTTCTCTTTTTCCTTTTAAAACATTCAGGGCAATTTCCAGATTTTCTTGCAATGATTCAGGACCATTTATCAACTCTTTATCCACAATTTCAAGTCCAAAATCCTCCGGGTATAAATCTTGAACTTTTATTATACCATCATCTAAAATAGCAGCTTTGGTTTTGCCTATAATTGAGATTTCGTCCATAGCTGCATTACCTTTTCCATCAAAACCATGCACAACCATGGCCCGTTTCACCCCTAAATTTTTAAGGACATGGGCCAAGGTTTCCACATATTCTGGATCAAAAACACCCATAAGTTGAATATCTGCATCTGCAGGTGAACTTAATGGTCCTAAAATATTAAAAACAGTACGGATGCCAAGTTCTTTACGGACGGGCATGACATGTTTCATGGCCGGGTGAAATCTAGGAGCGAACATGAACCCTATACCTACATTTTCCAGGCAAAACTCCACATCACTGCCTTTAACCTCTATATTCACTCCCATGGCCTCTAGAATATCAGCCCCACCACATTTACTGCTTATAGCTCGGTTACCATGTTTAGCAATGCAAACACCGGCTGCCGCGGCAATAATGGCAGAGATGGTGCTGATGTTAAAGGTTTTGAACCTATCTCCTCCTGTACCGCAGGTATCCACTAAGGGCTGATCTAACTGAGGAGATACTTTGATGGAAACCTGGCGCATGGCCCTTACAAAACCGGTTAACTCGGAAATAGACTCACCCTTAGTGGTAAGAGAGGATAAAAAGGCAGCTATATGCACATCGCTGGTACTTCCACTCACTATTTCCATCATACATGCGTAAGCATCATCTTCACTGAGATCCTGTCCAGAGACGACCTTTTTTAAACACTCTTCAATCATCTGACTCACTGTTCATTGTCTATAATTTTCTAGATCATTGTTTTTTTAGTGGCTGCCTTCAAATCATGGCAGAATGCCCCGATCTTATCCAGCATAATCTCTTTATCATTGAGATTCTCAGTTATCATATCCAGGATGGCACTGGCTACAATGGCACCATCAGCACCACTCTCAATAACATTCTGCACATGTTCTGCTTTGGATATCCCGAAACCTACCACCACTGGCAAGTTACTGTGGCTTTTAACCCGTTCTACCAGTTCAAATGTGCTGAATTTAATATCCTCACGTGCTCCGGTGACTCCCATAACTGCCACCACATACAGAAAACCGCTACAGATCTTGGATATTTTTTCCAACCTTTCATTGCTGGTGGTCTGAGCAACCATGAAAATTTGCTGAATTCCATGCTTTTTTGAAGCATTAAGGGCATCATAAGCCTCTTCAGGGGGTAAATCCGCGGCAAGAATGGCGTTAACACCACTCTTCTTGGCAGTTTGGTAGAATTCATCTATTCCCTTTTGATAAATTAAATTATAGTACACCAGGAGTCCTATGGGAATTGAAGTGAACTCTCTGATTTTCCTGATAAATTCAAATCCTTTATCTGTGGTTATTCCTGATTTTAAGGCTCTAATATCTGCAGTCTGGACTGTTGGCCCGTCTGCAACCGGATCACTGAAGGCAAACCCGATCTCCAGACCATCCGCTCCATTTTCAACATAGGTTTTTACAATCTCCAGTGAAGTATCAAAATCAGGATCTCCGGCAACTATAAATGGAATGAATGCTCCTTCATTTTTTTCTTTAACTCGACGGAACATTTCATCGTAACTTTCCACTTCCAATGGGTGAATTTTTGATTCCCTATCAGGCTCGCTAATTACATGAGGGTTACTCATACTTCCACCCCCATTTCACGTGCAACCAGAAACATATCTTTATCCCCACGTCCAGAAAGGTTCACTACAATGGTTTTACCTTTATTTTCAGGTCTTTTAGCATATTTAACTGCATAAGCAACTGCGTGGGAGCTTTCAAGAGCTGGGATTATTCCTTCATATTTGGAAAGCATTTCAAAGCCTTCCAGAGCTTCCTTATTGGTTATAGCCACGTAGTTGGCCCTTCCTGTAACTTTAAGGTAGGCGTGTTCAGGTCCAACTCCAGGGTAATCAAGACCAGCAGAAACTGAATGGGCTTCTTTTATCTGCCCATCATAATTTTGAAGGACAAAGGAGAATGAACCGTGTAATATTCCTTCGGTACCCTTGCACAGGGTTGCTCCAGTTCGATCAGTCTCTACTCCATCTCCACCACCTTCAACTCCAACTAGTTCCACTTCATCATCTTCCAAAAACCCTGAGAATATCCCCAGAGAGTTACTCCCACCCCCAACACAGGCAATAACTGCATCTGGAAGTTTACCCTCTTTTTGAAGTATTTCTTCTCTGGTTTCCCTGCCAATAATACTCTGGAAGTGTTTAACCATGAGGGGGTAGGGATGGGGGCCCATGGTGGAGCCAATTAAGTAGTGGGTGGTTTCTACAGTAGCCACCCAGTCACGGAAAGCATCGTTTATGGCATCTTTAAGGGTTTGTGAACCGGTTTCAACGGGTATGACTTTGGCTCCGGAAAGTTCCATCCTGAAAACATTTAATTTTTGTCTTTCTACATCTTCTAATCCCATGTAAACCTCCACAGGAATGCCTAGAAGAGAACCAATGACTGCAGTGGCTATACCATGTTGCCCCGCCCCGGTCTCGGCTATGATCCTTTTTTTACCCATGTATTTAGCGAGAAGTCCCTGTCCAAGGGTGTTGTTAATTTTATGAGCCCCGGTGTGCAGCATATCTTCTCTTTTAAGATATATTTTGCAACCAAGTTTTTCTGAAAGGTTCCGAGCATAATATAATGCAGTGGGCCTCCCTGCAAACTCCTTTAAGTAGTAGTCAAGCTCTTCATTGAACTTTTTATCATCCTTATATTTTAGGAAAGCTGCCTCAAGCTCTTCGAGTGCAGGTATGAGGAGTTCTGGTACGAATATTCCTCCATATTTCCCAAATTTTCCACTAGTTATCATTCAATCACCAAAGATTAGTTTATAAATTTTAATTTCATTAATTCCCTAATTTTATCCCTATTTTTAACTCCGGGCGCGTCTTCTACACCAGAGTTAACATCAAAGTAGTTAAAGATAGTTGCCAGTTTTTTACCTTCATTTTTGATTCTTTCAACATTCATCCCTCCGGCAAGGAAAAGTGTAACATTTTTATTATAGGATCTGGCAATTTCAGCTGCTTCTAGAGCAGTTTCCGTGGGGATCTGCCTTCCGGTTCCACCAGTTTTTCCCTGAAATTCATAGTCAAAAAGGATATTATCAGAAACACAGACAAAATCTTTAATTTCCTGTTCCTTTTTCGGTTTAATCTCTTCAGATATTCCAATAGCTCTGGTAACAGTTAAATGGGGGTTAGTATTCTTCATTTCTTTAATTTCATCTGGATATAGGGAATGAAGCTGTATGTTATTCAATCCTGACTTTTTTATTCTTTCATCAGCATCTACCATATTCGAAGGTTCGATTACGAGTACAGCCTTATTTTTATCCTTCATGGAAGAGGTTAAGTTCCTTATTTTCTCTATCTCAACCATTCGCTTGGATCTTTCGATGTTAATGAATCCCATGAGATCTGCACCTGCTCCTTCGCAAGTCTTAAGATCATCTTTATTCCGAATACCGCAGATTTTAATCTTCATGTTTTTAATCTTCATGTTGTATTTACCCGGGTAATATTGTCCATACGCTTCACCCTAGATTTTTTAGCGGCAGACACTAATCCTCTGACTTTATCATGGATTTTTTCGGTGGTCATGACACTGGTACCCACCAGAAGGGCATCTGCACCGAAACTGGAAAGCAGTTCAACGTCTTCGGCGTTTTTCACTCCACTTTCCGAAACCAGGGTAATGTTTGATGGAACCATTCGGGCTAGTTTCTCTGTCCTTGACAGATCAATGGTAAAATCATTGAAATCCCTGTTATTTATCCCAATTATATCTGCTCCTGCTTTCATGGCCTTTTCTATTTCTTCAGAGTTTTTACACTCCACCAAGGCATCCATATCTAAATATTGGCATAATTCAATTCCTTCCCGCAGGTTGGGATATAAATCTGCCATTAAAAGAACTGCACTGGCACCATAAGCTCGGGCTTCATATATCTGGTAGGGATCAAGGATGAAATCCTTGCGCAGTAAAGGAAGTTTGCTTATTCTGCAGGCAAGTTTCAGATTATCAATATTACTTTTAAAGTAGGTTTCTTCGGTGAGTACTGAGATGGAACTGGCTCCTCCTTGTTCAAACTGGGGCAGTACCTCGTTAATCATAAGTGGGCTGATATCACCTTGTGAAGGGGATGCAGGTTTGTATTCACAGATAATGGAAACATCCTCTTCTTTGTTCAAGGATTTTTTAAAATCAGTTCGAAGTTTAACCCGTTCTATATTATCTTTCAGCTCATTAAGGGGCTGATATTTCATTCTTATTTCCAGAACCCTTTTCCTATCCTTAATAATGGTATTGAATTTCATGAGAATTCAACTCCCTTTCTTTTGGGGATTTTCATGATACTTCCATCTCCAGGAAATTTTTCAAAATTATCTGACCATCAAGGGTTCCAATGGACTCCGGGTGGAATTGAAGTCCAAAAATAGGATAATCGTGGTGTTTAATTGCCATTATCATCCCTTCCC from Methanobacteriaceae archaeon includes:
- a CDS encoding indole-3-glycerol-phosphate synthase; this translates as MKFNTIIKDRKRVLEIRMKYQPLNELKDNIERVKLRTDFKKSLNKEEDVSIICEYKPASPSQGDISPLMINEVLPQFEQGGASSISVLTEETYFKSNIDNLKLACRISKLPLLRKDFILDPYQIYEARAYGASAVLLMADLYPNLREGIELCQYLDMDALVECKNSEEIEKAMKAGADIIGINNRDFNDFTIDLSRTEKLARMVPSNITLVSESGVKNAEDVELLSSFGADALLVGTSVMTTEKIHDKVRGLVSAAKKSRVKRMDNITRVNTT